The genomic window CAGGATAAAAACCATCTTATTCTCGACGAATCATGAAATCTTGTTAAATTAACCCTTACTTATGTCAGAAACCACCACTCATACTCCCTCTCCGCAAAAAAAGGTCAATCTGCGCACTCCTGATGTCATGGATGCGGTGAAGGAACAGGTGGAGGAACATTACCGCAGTGAGACGGTGGAACGACTCCGTAATTCCGGTTCATCCCTGCAAGCCGGCGGACTCAAGATCAAGCTCGCAAAGAAATTCGGTTTTTGTTACGGCGTAGAACGCGCCATTGACTTGGCGTATGCCGCCCGCAAAGTTTTTAAAGAGCAACCCCTCTACATCCTTGGTGAAATCATCCATAACCCCGAGGTCAATGAGCAGCTGGCAGCAATGGATATCCGGCCCTTGTCCGGGAAAGCCAAAAAGGCTGACATAGAAGACCTGAAAGAAGGGGATGTGGTCATTATTCCCGCCTTTGGTGCTGAGGTCGCGATCATGAATAAGCTCCGGGATAAAGGATGCCGTTTTGTAGATACGACCTGCGGCGATGTGATGAGTGTCTGGCGCCGGGTGAAACAAAATGCCACGGAAGGAATTACCAGCATCATCCATGGAAAAGCCTGGCATGAAGAAACACTTGCGACGAGCTCACGCGCCACGGAAAATGGCCACCATTACCTCGTCGTCTATAATCTCTCTGAGACTGATTATGTCTGTAATTATATCCGCAATGGCGGTTCTAAAGATGAATTCCTCCAGAAATTTGAAGGCGCTTACTCAAAAGGTTTTGATCCCGAGACCCATCTCAAAGCCGTCGGTGTCGCTAACCAGACGACCATGATGCGCGGGGAAACCGAGGAAGTCCAACGCCGCATCCGCCAAGCGGTCATCGACCGTTATGGTGAATCCGAAGAAACCAAACATTTCCGTTTTTTTGATACCATTTGCGGGGCCACTCAGGAACGTCAGGATGCCCTCGAGCAAATGCTTAAAGGCAAAATGGACCTTCTCCTAGTGATCGGTGGATATAATAGCTCGAACACCTCCCATCTGGCTGAAATGGGGGAAGCGATCTTGCCCACTTACTTTATCCGGAATGCCAGCCGCATTGTTTCAGAAGAGAAAATCATCCATTTCGACCATCATAAACAAGATGAAATCGATACTATGGATTGGCTCCCGAAAGGGGACGTCGTCGTCGGGATTACTTCCGGTGCCTCCTGCCCAAATAACCTGATCGAAGATGTCATTATCCGTTTGCTGTCCATGCGCGGTGTCAAAGTCGATGATCTTATCCCCGCTTAATCAAGCCTCCAGAAAAGAATAAAAATCGTTTTTTTGATTTAAACGAGACAGGAATAAGCAAGAAAAAAGATACATTTCGGACTTGTTTCATCATGGTTAATGCCACAAACGAAATGTTTAATTGGTAACCTTTACCAGAAAAACATATCGTTTTCCCTCAGAAAGGAATCTGATGGAAATTATTCATAACCTGTTATTTGGGGAAGGTGCAGCCCATACCGTTTTTATCTTAGCTCTCCTCACCTCTGTTGGACTTTATTTGGGTAATATTAAAGTCGCCGGGATCACCCTCGGGATCGCTGGGGTCCTTTTCTCCGGTTTACTTTTCGGACATTTCGGGGTGGAACTCAATGAACATGTCAGCGATTTTGCGCGTGAATTTGGATTGATCCTTTTTGTCTATACCATCGGGCTCCAGGTCGGCCCCGGTTTTTTCTCCTCCCTAAAAAGCCAGGGTCTGCGCTCAAATCTCCTCGCCGGCGGAGTAGTCCTCACCGGCTGGCTCATCGCGCTGATTATTTATAAAATCAGCGGGGCCGAACTCAGCGCCATCGTCGGTATCCTCGCCGGGGCCACAACCAATACCCCTTCCCTC from Verrucomicrobiota bacterium includes these protein-coding regions:
- a CDS encoding 4-hydroxy-3-methylbut-2-enyl diphosphate reductase, with the translated sequence MSETTTHTPSPQKKVNLRTPDVMDAVKEQVEEHYRSETVERLRNSGSSLQAGGLKIKLAKKFGFCYGVERAIDLAYAARKVFKEQPLYILGEIIHNPEVNEQLAAMDIRPLSGKAKKADIEDLKEGDVVIIPAFGAEVAIMNKLRDKGCRFVDTTCGDVMSVWRRVKQNATEGITSIIHGKAWHEETLATSSRATENGHHYLVVYNLSETDYVCNYIRNGGSKDEFLQKFEGAYSKGFDPETHLKAVGVANQTTMMRGETEEVQRRIRQAVIDRYGESEETKHFRFFDTICGATQERQDALEQMLKGKMDLLLVIGGYNSSNTSHLAEMGEAILPTYFIRNASRIVSEEKIIHFDHHKQDEIDTMDWLPKGDVVVGITSGASCPNNLIEDVIIRLLSMRGVKVDDLIPA